From the genome of Trachemys scripta elegans isolate TJP31775 chromosome 2, CAS_Tse_1.0, whole genome shotgun sequence:
ggatggggagaggttcctttgcagcatgggggtCTGGAGCTTCAAGTTAGTAATATGGGGAGACAGCTGGACCCAAACATGGAGCCTAGTTATCTCCAGAGTTCCATCCTGCAGGGATGGAAAACTGTGTCACAGTGAAGCCACCTGAAATGCTGGTGAGGGAGGATGGCTCTTCGATCTTGTGCTGCTCCCTTGTGGTCATTGGTAGTATGGCTCCCTGAGTCTTGTTATTTATGCAGGGAAACTTTTTAGCAGGATGGCAATAAATGCAGCTGGGAATATagagtcatagactcatagactttaagatcagaagggaccattatgatcgtctagtctgacctcctgcacaacgcagttcacagaatctcacccacccactcccgcaacatacctatgtctgagctattgaagtcctcaaatcatggtttaaaaaactttaaagacttcaaggtgcagagaatcctccagcaagtgacccgtgccccacgctgcagagtaTCTGGCATATATGGAATATGGCAGAGGCTGGTCTGGTTTTGAGCTGCCTGTGGCAGAGAGGAGCTCAGGCTCCGTGGCGCACTCAGTCTTTGCCCAGAGTCAGCTGCTCTGCAAGTTAGTTAGTGACTGCCCCGATGTCAGTGGACTTTTTAAGATATGGCCACCTGCCCCTCGCCAAAAACGGGGCGGACACCCCTCAAAGCTTAtcgcacccaacccccctccctccaaagccCACATATAAACACTATTCTAGAAATGAACCCAAGCTTCAAAGATGGAGCCTGTCCCTGGGAGGTGCTGGGTACTCTGGCTATTGCCGTTGGACCAGGATCCCACCTCTCCCAAGCATTTTGTTCCAGGCCCACCCCTAGGGTCTCAGTTTCTTAGTCCTTTGCTGGCTCGTTCCCTCCAGTAGCTCTGTGGGGGAGGATCCCCATGTCCCTGTGAGGAGAAGGGCTGGAGGGGCCTCTTAGCACAATTCTTATATCCCTCACTGCAGAGATAAGGAGGGAGACAacactccctctcccagcccacCCTGTCCTGGCAGATGCTTCCTTCTCACAAACCTGACCTCAGCCAAGGGGCTGGGAGAGGATCATGAAGAGCTGATTGCAGTGCTTAAAGCGGGAAGGGTCACAAGAGGGGTCGtagacctgccccccccccaaaacaccctAATCTGAGCAGGATTGCTGAGGGCTGCACTTTAAGCACTGTCTttcttacttacacacacacacacacacacacacacttttttcagatCTCTAAGCACTGGCCGATTGGACCTTTGACTGCCCTGCAGTATATTGCATATGGAGCTACTAGTGAAAAGGCAGCAGCATTTCAGCTCTTTGGTGGGATGTGATCCCTGAATACACATGGTCTAGAACCTATCTCTCAACCTCCTTTGGGGTCTGGGCAAAGATGCTCCAAAACACACAAAGGGGGGCCATATGTTTTTCCTCTGCAGTAACTTTATTCTGACAGGTAAATGTTTTACATTGAGGGCACCCCTAGTCTACAACACCATGGGCCATGCCTAATTCTCATTGCCACCAAGAAATGCACACAGATTGGATCTCATAGCAATGACAGGAAGGGCTGGCTTGCTGCCTGGGTGTGCCCGCTGGCAGAACCAACCCACGTGGGcttcccagagccagggtgcacCACTAAGTCTTGCAGCCTGGAAGGAGGTTGCATGTTAGGCCTCCATAGACCACAGGGCTGCAGGTTGGGGGTCCCTCTGAATAGCTTCCACTCCTTGAGGACCCCACTGGACAGGGTGGACATGGGCCGAGGGAGTCCAGCTGCACCTGGCAAGCACCTGCCCCATGATGAAAGCCCTGTGTCTGCTGCTCAGTTGGCAGTAGGGTTGGGCTGAGCACCGGATGCTGAAcagcgccccctcccctgcctgctcATGCTCGCCGCTTCAGCCTCAGGGAGTTATCCAGGGAGACCAGCTGGTGCAGGAAGCCCCGGTTGGGGATGATGCCGCGGTGGTCCTTGACAGTCTTTATGGCTTCCACCAGGGTCATACGGTGGCGGATCATGAGGTAGGCGAGGACCAAGGTGGCCGAGCGGCTCACCCCGACAGCACAGTGGACGAGGATCCTTCCTGCGGAGAGAAGGGGAGCTGCGTCACAGAGGGGCTACAGCCCCAAGGCCCCACTGCCCGGGGTTAGGGAAATCCAGGAAACAGTCCTATAACAGTGCGGGTGAGATGGTCACTCCAGCGCAGGAGttaggatacagggctagatgggaCAGATGGTCACACAATGGCAGGGGAGGAGAGTTCCCTTGGAAAAAgttgacttttcattgaaaaatcaaaatctgaatTATCTTGATTaagaaatgctgctgtggtgcctcgTGGGAGCTGTAGTTTGAATGGTTCGTGCCTTCATTTTCCTCTCTAAGCTGGGTGGACCGGCCAGATGACATCTGCCAGGATGCACTGTAGTGCgtcttataagcataacagcaCCACAATCTCTCATTTCGGGCAGGGGacgtgatgcatcatgggagtccacAGCCATAGTGAACCATGGGAGATGATGTCTGGCTATGAAGCCCAGCTTCAACaaggagaatgggaacatgaggCCACTGAACTACAACCCCTATGAGGCTCTACTGCAGCATTTCCAATCAAAGTATTCCAGTGTATGGCTAAATAGTTCCGTTTTTGGTTGAAAATCAAaaactttttggtttgtttttttccagtgaaaaaactAAGCATTGCATGGAAAGCAGATACTTCATGTTGTTTAGTCAAAAACTCAATCTTCCTTTGAACAACAGTTTTGAGAACAACATTTTCAACCTGCCCTACTCCACGGTCCCTATGAGCCAGACTCTGAGCTGCGCCTCCTGAGTGTGGGAGGCCAAAGATGCTTGTACCCCCATGCACTTCCTGAATCCTGGTCTCGTCTGGGGACTTCAGATCCACCCCATCCTGCTCTAGATCCACCCCGCACCCTGGCATACCCTTATGCCAGGGGTTGCTTACACCGAACTCCCAGTGTTGTGAGAGGAAGGGATCCACCTCAGATCTGGCCTATTTGTTCCAGCAGGATGGCATGAAAGAGCCAGGCCATGGCCCACAATTGGGGCCTGGCTCTCTTCCAGAATGGTGGCTgctgggatactgggctagctgaaCCATTGCTCTAGTCTAGCGGATCCCAGTGTAGATGGAGGTAGCTCTATTCTGGTGCAGCAGGAGGCCAGATACTGAGCTAGAAGGATCATTGTGCTGGTCCAACATGGTGACCTTGGTGTTATGGTGGCAGTTTTGCAGACTCAAGAAGGTGGTTTGGGAGGTTTCTCTGAGCCAATCACATGGGGGAGGGCTATGGAGGTGGGAGTGAGGATCCCCATGTCTTGCTAATGGTATCTCACTGCTTCCAGCACAGAACCATGGGTGGCGTGTTTATAAGGAAAGAAGGCGACTAGAGATGAGGGTGTTGGACACGGCCTCTCCTCTTGCCCAGCCAAGCTCCTCGTCCCAACCCCTGCTCCCTCTTCtccaacccctcctctgcccctcacctcctccctcactCAGCGCCTGGTGGATGAAGTCAGCTGAGGGGTGGAAGTAGGGACTCATGTCGAAGCTGGGCGAGTCGTGGGCCTCGATGCCAAGGTAGCGGATGCCGGTGCCCTCATAGTACTCAGCACCCCCTCTCCACTTGCTGTGCGAGGCATTGAGGATGTGGGTGATGCGCAGGCGGGCCAGCTCACGCCGATTGGCTGCTATATCTCTGCAGAGAAGGGAGCAAAGGGTTAAAATGGGGGAGCTTAtgtggcagcagctgagcagggagtgCTTCTTGGCAGTGGACTGTGCAAGTATTATCTGCTAGAACTGGTACTAGCGAGGGGAGAGCTACTTGGACCGGGCCAGCATGGATTTTTGGCTTGGAGGGAACAGGCCAGAAGAAGGTGTAGGGCGGAAGGGGAGTCATCTGGTGGGtacactaaaaaataaaaaaatctgtcattCCCCAGCTAGCAACACACATTTCTctggactgggagtggttgggtcattacaaaacctaaacctaatttcccccatactaatttccccctactgttactcacatcttcttgtcaactgtttgaaatgggccactctcattaccactacaaaagtgatttttcctcccttggtatcctactgttaattgaattgtcttgttagactgacctcccacttggcaaggcaactctcatcttttcatgtgctgtgtatttataccttctactgtattttccactccatgcatctgatgaagtgggttttagcccacgaaagcttatgcccaaataaatttgttagtttctaaggtgccacaaggactcctcgttgtttttgctgatacagactaacacggctgctactctgaaacacattTGTCTCGCTCTCTCACCCCCAAGTGATTCTAGCCTGGGGCTCCCCACGCAGCTCCTGCCAATCCTGGGCCTCAATCCTGATCCACAGCCCCCCTGCAATATTAGTCTGGGTTCCCCTTACCCCTTTACAGCTCTGCTAGTGCCCCTTAATCGTGTACCCCTGGTTTCCCAAACCTCTtgagaatagaatcatagaaatgtcaggctgggaGGGATCTCAGAAATCATCggtcaggtctacactatccACCGGATTGTCGGGTAACGATCGATTtatcaggggtcgatttatcgcgtctagtctagacgtgataaatcgatccccaagtgctctcccatcgactccggtactccaccgctgtgagaggcacaggcggagtcgacgggggagcggcagcagtcgactcagcgCCATGAAGACACagtggtaagtcgacctaaatacatattttcgtagctgaatttgcatattttaggtcgatcccgccccagtgtagaccagagcatctagtccagccccccatgctgaggcaggaccaagtaaacccagactatcgctgacagctgtttgtctaacctgttcttaaaaacctccagtgacggggattccaccacctccctagataacctgttccagagcttaactgtccttagagcagtgatactcacacctcagtgattcaggagccaaattagcgatcaacattacccagaagagccacagtcgtgtgaattcattgtttaattTACTATATATCTCTTTTCTTGGATAttctgaccaagtattattattattttattaacgacaattggttaataacatagtaaaagcatcctgatgaGTTAATAATTTAAACTGGTTATAATTAAATCATCCAGTGTTTTACCTTagagaaagttttccctaatatacgacctaaatctcccttgctgtaaacTAGGGTTTGCTGTGTCCAGTTTGTATGTGGTGGGTCTTTTCACATGGGCCACTATCCCATTTTTTACCCTCAGGGGCCATTTTTGAGTGCCACTATCCCAAATggaaaggacacacacacacacacacagttgcgctgcagtctcctcctccccagtccATGCCCCCTTCCACAACTATGCTACTGAGTCCCTTTCCctcttccttcccatccccaccaATTCCCACTTCCCCTCATGACCTGGGGGCCTGTGCTCCCATCCCCTGGGCCTGTACTTACTGGTCTCCCAAGTAGAGTCCTGGCCAGACCTCATCTGCATGGTTACAGGCCGTCTTCCCCGTGTACAGCAGCCTCTCCAGCTCAAagacactgaggatggggtggttgCTGGCGTCTTCCTGAGACCCCCGGCTGGGTGACCTGGAGCTGCTTCTGGAGAACCTGGACATAAAAGCCATTGGAGCTCCCGAGACCCACAATGCATCCCTGTGGGTGAtgacgctgctgctgctgtcacccaCGGTCCCGTCCTGTAAGTAATGGAGATGCCATTAGCTGACCCCGGCATGGGAGTATTGCCAAGCCCTTCCCCAAGTGACAAGCAATCAGCTCAAAGACTCCCTGcctccctgacacacacacacacacacacacacacacacacacacacacacaaatccagctACTTCTGCCTGAGCGGGAGACCCAGGTCAAACAGCTTTGGGTTGAGACTCCTGGGTCCACTGGAACTGGGGTGAGTTGGTCATGCATCAGAATACCTCAAAGCAGCCCTGCCGATCCTCCCGGCAACCTGACTATGTGAACAACTAGCTGCAGGGGTAGAGCCTTCTCTGCCCAGGGGTTCCCAATGTCAGGAGGGGGCAGTACATCATCAGCTTCCCTCCTGGAAGGTGGCGCATTTGGGGAGAGTTTAATGGGGCCAGAGCACTGTGAACCCAGCAAAGGAGGAAGTGGGGTCACCAAAGCCTTCAGCCCACTTGTGCACTCCCTTTCATGGCAAAGGAGCGACGTTCCAGTGCTTCTCTGCTGGATCAGTGCCACACTGGCAGGACCAGAGTACCCAGGGCTTTCTATTTATGGGATGACGGAGTAGCTCAGCTGCTGCTTTCCCTCTGAACTGGCTAGAGGGCATTGGCTGCCAGAGTCACGATGCCAACTCAAGAGCAGACTGTGCCAACCTAGGATTGGAGGAGCTGGCAGGCAGTGAAGATACTGGGTCTGGTGccaggctctggggctgggaggagaagcaggcgGAGGATTTCATATGGTA
Proteins encoded in this window:
- the DUSP26 gene encoding dual specificity protein phosphatase 26 codes for the protein MAFMSRFSRSSSRSPSRGSQEDASNHPILSVFELERLLYTGKTACNHADEVWPGLYLGDQDIAANRRELARLRITHILNASHSKWRGGAEYYEGTGIRYLGIEAHDSPSFDMSPYFHPSADFIHQALSEGGGRILVHCAVGVSRSATLVLAYLMIRHRMTLVEAIKTVKDHRGIIPNRGFLHQLVSLDNSLRLKRRA